The DNA region AGTTGTTGGACTGGGCGGCAAGTTTGTTGATGTTGAAGGTGCTACTGATGACAAATCAGCCGGGGGCTATGCAGTTGAACAAACCGACGAATTCAAACAACGGCAGGCAAAAGCCATTCACGATCAAGCGGTTAAATCAGATGTAATCATTTGCACTGCTCAAATTCCTGGCCGGCAAGCACCTCTGCTGATAAAAAAAGAAACCGTGGAAGCCATGAAACCAGGTTCTGTAATCATAGATTTAGCAGCTTCAACCGGTGGCAACTGCGAGTTGACCAAAAATGATGAAACAATTGTACACAATGGCATCAAAATTATTGGAAACTCACAACTTCCTACCGATATGCCAACAGATGCCAGCCGAATGTATGGCAAGAACATGATCAATTTCCTTAAGCTTATTATTACCAAAGAAGGAGACATGAACCTTAACTGGGAAGATGACATTGTAAAAGGCACTGCAGTTACCCACAATGGCGAAATTGTTCATGAGCGAATCAAATCAGTTATCACTAAATAAATCAATATACAGATGGAAGAAGTTCTGAAATTTTTTCTGGAATACAAGGATCTGATTTTTATCATCACCCTCTCGGTATTCCTTGGAATAGAAGTAATATCCCATGTTCCTGCTGTGCTTCATACACCGCTGATGTCGGGGAGTAATGCCATTCATGGTGTTGTAATCATTGGTGCCATTATCGTAATGGGACATGCCGAAAACACCCTTTCCCTCATCCTGGGCTTTTTGGCAGTTGTGCTTGGCACTCTCAATGTTGTGGGAGGATTTGTAGTGACAGACAGGATGCTGGAAATGTTTAAGAAAAAGAAAAAATAAGGAGGCTGAACGATGGAAACTATTTCAAAAATAATTGAATTCAGCTACGAAATTTCGGTTCTCGAAATCTCTTACCTTGTTGCTTCGGTTTTATTTATTCTTGGACTTAAAAAACTAAGTCACCCTCTTACTGCCCGAAGCGGAAACCTGTGGGCTGCAGCCGGAATGGCTGCCGCAATTCTGTTTACCATTCTTTTTCACAAAACCACCATTACTCATCCCGACGGAACAACTGTGGTAAAAAGCATTGGCAATATCCCCTGGATTCTGGCAGCACTCGCCATTGGCTCATTTATTGGCTGGTATGCATCTGTAAAAGTCAAAATGACCGCCATGCCCCAAATGGTTTCCATCTTTAACGGTATGGGAGGTGCTTGTGCTGCGCTTATTTCCATGATGGAATTTCCGGGAATGCAAAACGAACTTGCAGCAGCTGGCGATGCACACATGTTTACCGGCGAAGCCATTGCAATTCTGCTTGGATTGATGATAGGAAGTGTTTCTTTTGCAGGAAGTATGATAGCATTTCTTAAACTTGATGGTCGTCTGGGCGATATTAAAAATCCGGTTCTGCGCATCGTAAATCTGACTTTTCTTGCCCTCCTGCTTATTGCACTGGTAGTTATTATGCTTATGCAACCTGTTGCAGGCAACAACTGGCCTATTTATCTGTTTGCAGTTGCCGCTCTTATTTACGGGGTTACATTTGTCATGCCGATTGGCGGAGCCGATATGCCGGTGGTTATCTCATTGCTCAACTCTTTTACAGGTGTTGCAGCAGCTATGGGAGGATTTCTTTATGGCAATACAGCCATGCTCACCGGAGGTATTCTGGTTGGTTCGTCTGGTACAATCCTCACCATTCTCATGTGTAATGCCATGAACCGCTCTTTGCTCAATGTCATCATTGGTGCCTTTGGAGTGAGTGCAGCAGGTGGCCCCGACGACGGAGACAAAACGGTAAAGGAGGTTTCGCTCAGCGATGCCGCTGTTCTGTTGAGTTACTCACAAAAAGTTTACATCGTTCCCGGTTATGGTCTGGCAGTGGCTCAGGCCCAGCATTTGTGCCACGAACTCGACACTTTGCTGGCAGGCAAAGGAGTGGAAGTTAAATATGCCATTCATCCGGTAGCCGGCCGTATGCCAGGCCATATGAATGTACTGCTGGCTGAAGCAGATGTGCCTTATGAAAAACTGGTTGAAATGGAAGACGCCAACAACGAAATGGCCAATACGGACGTTGTTATCGTCATCGGTGCCAACGATGTTGTAAACCCGGCTGCCGAAGACGACCCTTCAAGCCCCATTTACGGCATGCCTATTATTAAGGCACAGGAAGCCAGAAATATTATTGTGATGAAACGTAGTATGGCTGCAGGTTATGCGGCCATCCCCAACAACCTCTTTTATCACCCGAAAAACAGAATGCTTTTTGGTGACGCAAAAGCTACATTGCAAAAGCTTATTGCAGAGATTAAAAGCCTCTGAGGCTTCGTTTAAAACCAACCATCAAAGCCGGCGGATGAATGTTATCGCCGGCTTTTTTTGCAGGCATATATTCCCATTAAAATAACAAATACCAGCAAATCATCCATCAGGGCCGCCTATTCAAAGCTACTGAACCACAAAAAAAAACAGAATACAAATGACGTTTTTGCAAAAAACAGGACAGCAAAGCCACAGCTTTGTCATTCAGGCAATTATCTGACAAAGAAAATCTCATGCTCAAAAGTTTTTTTCAGGAAATCAAAATACTGGGTTAAATCTTTTTCAAATAAAAAAAGAATAGTACATTTGCAGCCCTGTAACAAAATCTCTCCGTAGCTCAGTTGGTAGAGCAAATGACTCTTAATCATTGGGTCCCAGGTTCGAATCCTGGCGGGGAGACCAAGCGGTTGTTTCGTTCCGCAACCGGCTTAAAATGAAAATTGAAAAACTCGGGATGTAGCGCAGCCCGGTAGCGCGCTTCGTTCGGGACGAAGAGGCCGGAGGTTCGAATCCTCTCATCCCGACTTCAATTAAAAAGCCTGCTTGTTTCATTCCAGGCAGGCTTTTTTGCCACTTTAGCTCAGTTGGTAGAGCAGCGCATTCGTAATGCGCGGGTCGGGGGTTCGAGTCCCCTGAGTGGCTCAGATGCCGGCATTGGCCGGCTTTTTTTTGCCCCCAAAACTCAAAACCCTGAAATAACTGTCAGACTCCCCTCTTTTCAGGAATCAAAAGTGAAGCCACTATACTTACTCCCAGAACAAATAAAATAAAATAAAGCGAATGCGCTGTGGTAAATCCAATTTCTTTGAGCCAATGCGCAATAAGCATCTTTACCCCAATAAATGCAAGTAAAAAGGCCAAACCAATTTTAAGATAACGGAAAAAGTCAATCACATTTGCCAGAATAAAAAACAATGCCCTGAGGCCCAGAATAGCAAAAATATTGGAGAAAAAGACAATATACGGGTCTCTGGTAACTGAAAAAATTGCCGGAATAGAGTCAACAGCAAAAA from Lentimicrobiaceae bacterium includes:
- a CDS encoding NAD(P) transhydrogenase subunit alpha, with translation MEEVLKFFLEYKDLIFIITLSVFLGIEVISHVPAVLHTPLMSGSNAIHGVVIIGAIIVMGHAENTLSLILGFLAVVLGTLNVVGGFVVTDRMLEMFKKKKK
- a CDS encoding NAD(P)(+) transhydrogenase (Re/Si-specific) subunit beta, with product METISKIIEFSYEISVLEISYLVASVLFILGLKKLSHPLTARSGNLWAAAGMAAAILFTILFHKTTITHPDGTTVVKSIGNIPWILAALAIGSFIGWYASVKVKMTAMPQMVSIFNGMGGACAALISMMEFPGMQNELAAAGDAHMFTGEAIAILLGLMIGSVSFAGSMIAFLKLDGRLGDIKNPVLRIVNLTFLALLLIALVVIMLMQPVAGNNWPIYLFAVAALIYGVTFVMPIGGADMPVVISLLNSFTGVAAAMGGFLYGNTAMLTGGILVGSSGTILTILMCNAMNRSLLNVIIGAFGVSAAGGPDDGDKTVKEVSLSDAAVLLSYSQKVYIVPGYGLAVAQAQHLCHELDTLLAGKGVEVKYAIHPVAGRMPGHMNVLLAEADVPYEKLVEMEDANNEMANTDVVIVIGANDVVNPAAEDDPSSPIYGMPIIKAQEARNIIVMKRSMAAGYAAIPNNLFYHPKNRMLFGDAKATLQKLIAEIKSL